In Cellulomonas sp. JZ18, the DNA window CCGACGACAGCGTCGGCACGGGCGTGGGGATGCCGATGCCGACGTAGGCGACGACGACGAGCACGGCGGCGATGAGCAGGTTCATCACCGGCCCGCCGAGCATGACGACGAGCTTCTTGGGCGTCGAGAGCCGGTAGAACGCGCGGTGGTCCTCCCCGGGTCGGATCTCCTCGGCGCTGGCCGCGCGTGCGTCGGCCGCCAGCCGCTGGCCCCAGGTGCGGGGCGCGGGCGCGTCCACGGCGTGGTCCGGCGGGTACATGCCGACGAGACGGACGAACCCGCCGAGCGGGATCGCCTTGAGGCCGTACTCGGTCTCGCCCCTGGTCCGGGACCACAGCGTCGGGCCGAAGCCGACCATGTACTGGCTCACGCGCACGCCGAAGCGCTTCGCGGGCACCATGTGCCCGATCTCGTGCAGCGCGATCGACGCCAGCAGCACGACGACGAACACGACCACGCCCAGCAGCGCCTCCACGCACCCACCTCCTGGCACCCTGCGCCGACGGCGCGTCCTGCGGCGGCTGCGGGACGCCCGCCGCGCGCGGACAGGCTAGCCCGCGCGGCACCAGGGTGTGCGCAGCGCCTGGGAGCCGCCTGGGAGCGTCACCCGCGCGCCGCACCGGTACGTTGGCCCGGTGCACCCCCTCGACGGCCCCAGGCCCGCGGCGGGCGCTCCGCGCGAGGTCCTGTGGTGGGACCGCCTCGTCGCCGACGACCCCGCGGCCGCCCGCGCGCGCCCCCCGCTCGACGGCGACACCACGGCTGACGTGGTGGTGGTCGGCGCCGGCACGACCGGCGTGTGGACGGCCTACTACCTGCTCGAGGCCGACCCCTCGCTCGACGTGCTCGTCCTCGACGCGGGGCTCGTGGGCGCGGCCGGGGGCGGACGTGCGACCGGGGCCGCGCCGGCCGGTCCGGTCCTCGCCGACGCGCTGCGCACCGCGTCGGACGGCACCGGCACGGGTGCCGCGGGACGGACGCGGCGGGCGCTGCGCGCGGCCCTGCAGGACGCCGTCGTCGAGGTGGGCGGTGTGCTGGCCGCGGAGCAGGTCGACGCCGGCTTCCGCTACGGCGGGCTGGTGACCCTCGCGCGCACCGGTCCCGCCGTCGACCGGATCGCCTCCCGCGCCGCCGCCGCCCCCGCGACGGGGGACGACGTGCGCCTCCTCGACGCCCTGCGCGCGCAGGACCACGTCCGCGCGGCCGACGTCCTGGCCGCCACGTGGACGCCCGACGCGGCGCACGTGGACCCCGTCCGGCTCCTGCGCGGACTCGCGCAGGTGCTTCAGGAGCGCGGGGCACGCGTGGTCGAGCGCACGCCGGCGCTCCGCGTCGCTCCCGGCGCCGTGGCGACGGCGCACGGCGTCGTCCGCAGCCGCCGTGTCGTCGTCACGACGGGCGCCACCCGGCTGGCGGGCGCACCCGGTCCTGCCGGCCTGCGGCGTGCGCGCACCCTCGCGACCGAGCCCCTGCCCGCCGACGTGTGGGAGGCCCTCGGCCTGGCGGCCGGCACGACCGTCGTCGAGGACCGGCACCGTCCGCTCGAGCTCGTCCGCACGGTCGACGACCGGCTCGTCGCCGCGGGGACACCCGCGGACCTGGGACGGGTCGCCGACCTGCTGCCTCCCGTGCGCGACCACGCGGTCACGCACGTGTGGGACACGGCGCAGGGGGTGACGGGCGACGGCGCGCCGGCCCTCGGCGTCGACCCGGCCGACGGCATCGCGTGGGCGGTCGGGGCGGGAGCCGACGGGCCCGCGGTCGGGAACCTCGCGGGGCGCACCCTGGCCGATCTCGTCACGGGCGCCGACTCCGCGCTCACCGAGCTGCCCTGGGTGCGCCGTCCACCTGCCGCGGCGCGGGGTCGCGGCGCCGCCGCCCTGGCTGCGGCGGTCGACGCCTGGTCCGACCGCGCCGAGGAACGTCGCGGGCGCACGCCGGCGCTGGCCCGGCTGCTCGCGTCCCGCCGCCCCGCCTGACCACGCCGGGAGACCCGGGGCAGCGGCGGCAGGGCGCTCAGGCCCGCGCCAGCACCTCGCGAGCGCGGGCGCGCGCCCACTCCTCCGCGGCGAGCACGGCGTCGAGGGTCAGGGCGGCGGCCGACGTGCCGACGTGCTCCTCGAGGACGCGCGCGACCGTGTCGACGACGTCGCCGAAGCCGATCCGGCCGGCCAGGAACGCCGCGACGCCCTCCTCGTTGGCCGCGTTGAAGACCGCCGGGTGGGTCGCCGACGCCGCCACGGCGTGCCGCGCCAACCGCACCGCCGGGAACACCTGCTCGTCCAGGGGCTCGAACGTCCAGGCGGTCGGCGCCCCCCAGTCGCAGGGCAGGGCCGCCCCCGGGACGCGCTCGGGCCAGGCCAGCCCGAGCGCGATGGGCAGGCGCATGTCGGGCGGGGACGCCTGCGCGATCGTCGAGCCGTCGACGAACTCGACCATCGAGTGCACGACGGACTGGGGGTGCACCACGACGGCGATGTCGTCGACCGGCACGTCGAACAGCAGGTGCGCCTCGATCAGCTCGAGCCCCTTGTTGACCAGGCTCGCCGAGTTGACCGTCACGACCGGACCCATCGCCCACGTCGGGTGCGCGAGCGCCTGCGCGGGCGTCGCCGCCCGGACCGCGTCCGCGGTCCAGCCCCGGAACGGCCCTCCCGATGCGGTGAGGACGAGGCGCCGGACCTCGCCGCGCTCGCCGGAGCGCAGCGCCTGCGCCATCGCCGAGTGCTCGGAGTCGACGGGCACGATCTGGTCGGCACGGACGGCGGCGGCGTGCACGAGGGCGCCGCCGACGACGAGCGACTCCTTGTTCGCCAGCGCCAGCGTGCTGCCGCCGCGCAGCGCCGCGAGCGTGGGCAGCAGCCCGACCGACCCGGTGATCCCGTTGAGCACGACGTCCGCACCGCTCCCCGCCAGCTCCGCGGCGGCCTGCGGACCGGCCAGCACCTGCGTGCCGGGCAGGGCGTCGCGCACGCGGACGGCGGCGGTCTCGTCGGCCACCGCGACGACCGGGACGCGGTGGGTGCGCGCCTGCTCGACGAGGAGGTCGGTGTGCGCACCCCCCGCGGACAGGCCGGCGA includes these proteins:
- a CDS encoding FAD-binding oxidoreductase — translated: MHPLDGPRPAAGAPREVLWWDRLVADDPAAARARPPLDGDTTADVVVVGAGTTGVWTAYYLLEADPSLDVLVLDAGLVGAAGGGRATGAAPAGPVLADALRTASDGTGTGAAGRTRRALRAALQDAVVEVGGVLAAEQVDAGFRYGGLVTLARTGPAVDRIASRAAAAPATGDDVRLLDALRAQDHVRAADVLAATWTPDAAHVDPVRLLRGLAQVLQERGARVVERTPALRVAPGAVATAHGVVRSRRVVVTTGATRLAGAPGPAGLRRARTLATEPLPADVWEALGLAAGTTVVEDRHRPLELVRTVDDRLVAAGTPADLGRVADLLPPVRDHAVTHVWDTAQGVTGDGAPALGVDPADGIAWAVGAGADGPAVGNLAGRTLADLVTGADSALTELPWVRRPPAAARGRGAAALAAAVDAWSDRAEERRGRTPALARLLASRRPA
- the dxr gene encoding 1-deoxy-D-xylulose-5-phosphate reductoisomerase; this translates as MTRVSQRSVVVLGSTGSIGTQALDIVARAPERFVVAGLSAGGAHTDLLVEQARTHRVPVVAVADETAAVRVRDALPGTQVLAGPQAAAELAGSGADVVLNGITGSVGLLPTLAALRGGSTLALANKESLVVGGALVHAAAVRADQIVPVDSEHSAMAQALRSGERGEVRRLVLTASGGPFRGWTADAVRAATPAQALAHPTWAMGPVVTVNSASLVNKGLELIEAHLLFDVPVDDIAVVVHPQSVVHSMVEFVDGSTIAQASPPDMRLPIALGLAWPERVPGAALPCDWGAPTAWTFEPLDEQVFPAVRLARHAVAASATHPAVFNAANEEGVAAFLAGRIGFGDVVDTVARVLEEHVGTSAAALTLDAVLAAEEWARARAREVLARA